The following proteins are co-located in the Desulfonatronum sp. SC1 genome:
- a CDS encoding pentapeptide repeat-containing protein, translated as MNIWSRKILGAAAMAALACLLFMGQAGAWNDNHLEQLLKIRHCPSCDLSGADLSGKNLSGHNFYKANLKNANLSNSNLTGSSFVQADLQGANLNGATLDGANFSGAKSWFNNELTCATPSIGGCYDECSPGGTCY; from the coding sequence ATGAACATCTGGAGCAGAAAGATTTTGGGAGCAGCGGCAATGGCGGCATTGGCTTGCCTGCTCTTCATGGGCCAGGCCGGGGCCTGGAATGACAACCACCTGGAGCAACTGCTGAAAATTCGGCATTGCCCCTCATGCGACTTGAGCGGAGCTGACTTGAGCGGAAAAAACCTGAGCGGGCACAATTTTTACAAAGCCAACCTGAAAAACGCCAACTTGAGCAACTCCAACCTCACTGGCTCCAGTTTTGTTCAGGCGGACTTGCAGGGCGCCAACCTGAACGGCGCAACCCTGGACGGGGCCAATTTCAGCGGAGCTAAATCCTGGTTTAATAATGAACTCACATGTGCCACTCCTTCCATTGGGGGTTGTTATGATGAATGCTCTCCTGGGGGGACATGCTATTAG
- a CDS encoding lysozyme inhibitor LprI family protein, giving the protein MPVYRYIIFPVLLSFLLFFPENHGMIVLAQTQMEMNVDACETYKDAEGIMEDTYLRILSEYQDDEVFIEKFKAAQSAWMVFRDAHLSALFPEEDTYAEYGSMYPLCRCNVLRKMTDYRVEMLKMWEDGAEEGDLCVGSVRLK; this is encoded by the coding sequence ATGCCTGTTTACCGTTATATAATTTTCCCCGTATTGCTTTCATTCCTGCTTTTTTTTCCAGAAAATCATGGTATGATCGTCTTGGCCCAGACGCAGATGGAAATGAATGTCGATGCCTGTGAGACTTACAAAGATGCCGAGGGTATCATGGAAGATACGTATCTCCGTATTCTTTCTGAATACCAAGATGACGAAGTCTTTATAGAAAAATTCAAGGCTGCCCAGTCCGCCTGGATGGTTTTTCGCGATGCGCATTTATCGGCCTTGTTTCCAGAAGAAGACACATATGCTGAGTACGGTTCCATGTATCCGTTGTGCAGGTGTAATGTTTTGAGAAAAATGACGGATTACAGAGTTGAAATGCTGAAGATGTGGGAAGATGGAGCGGAAGAAGGAGATCTCTGCGTTGGAAGTGTCAGGTTGAAGTAG
- the metK gene encoding methionine adenosyltransferase, whose translation MPSVSSTRSHLFTSESVSEGHPDKLADRISDRILDEFLSRDPHARVACETLLADQCVVVAGEFKATSEVFQQVQAMTESLVRQVVRDTGYRDSNTGIDPEACEIQVRFNGQSRDINQGVDREDGVLGAGDQGMMFGYACDETPELMPAPIIFAHRLVQRQAELRKSGTIAWLGPDAKSQVSFRYVDGKPVHVETVVLSTQHDDNVSMDELRASVLERIIKPVIPESHRSPDFKCLINPTGRFVTGGPKGDTGLTGRKIIVDTYGGAAPHGGGAFSGKDPSKVDRSAAYMARFLSKTVVSRGWAKKCLTQISYAIGVAKPVSCLVKTSGAGELPDQEIERLLQEEFDLTPAGIIDKLKLLRPLYYPTAAYGHFGRDDLDLPWEKVS comes from the coding sequence ATGCCATCCGTTTCTTCCACACGTTCCCACCTGTTCACGTCCGAATCCGTATCCGAAGGACACCCCGACAAGCTCGCCGATCGGATTTCCGATCGTATCCTGGACGAATTCCTGTCCCGTGACCCTCATGCCAGGGTTGCTTGCGAGACGCTACTGGCCGACCAGTGCGTTGTCGTTGCTGGTGAATTCAAAGCCACTTCCGAAGTATTTCAGCAAGTCCAAGCCATGACTGAATCACTGGTTCGCCAGGTTGTCCGGGATACGGGGTATCGCGACTCAAATACCGGCATTGATCCTGAAGCCTGCGAAATTCAGGTCCGCTTTAACGGTCAGTCCCGAGACATCAACCAGGGGGTCGACCGGGAGGACGGAGTGCTCGGAGCCGGAGACCAGGGCATGATGTTCGGCTATGCCTGCGACGAGACGCCTGAACTGATGCCTGCTCCTATAATCTTTGCGCATCGATTGGTCCAACGGCAGGCCGAACTCCGAAAAAGCGGCACCATTGCCTGGCTGGGACCAGACGCAAAGTCACAGGTTTCCTTTCGCTACGTCGACGGCAAGCCCGTTCATGTTGAGACCGTGGTCCTGTCGACCCAGCATGATGACAACGTCAGCATGGATGAGCTTCGGGCATCCGTCCTGGAACGGATCATCAAGCCCGTCATCCCCGAGAGCCACCGTTCACCGGATTTTAAGTGCCTGATCAATCCTACCGGGCGGTTCGTGACCGGTGGCCCCAAGGGTGATACCGGATTAACTGGTCGCAAGATCATTGTGGACACTTACGGAGGTGCGGCACCGCATGGCGGCGGTGCATTCTCCGGGAAAGATCCCAGCAAGGTGGATCGTTCCGCTGCGTATATGGCCCGCTTTCTGTCCAAGACCGTCGTATCCAGGGGCTGGGCCAAAAAATGCCTGACCCAGATTTCCTATGCCATTGGTGTGGCCAAACCAGTTAGCTGCCTGGTCAAAACCTCCGGTGCGGGGGAGCTGCCGGATCAAGAAATTGAGCGACTGCTCCAGGAAGAATTCGATTTGACGCCTGCCGGAATCATCGACAAGCTCAAATTGTTGCGTCCCCTCTATTATCCAACGGCGGCCTATGGACATTTTGGACGTGACGACCTGGACCTGCCGTGGGAAAAGGTGAGCTGA
- a CDS encoding DUF1566 domain-containing protein, whose amino-acid sequence MRKMWRKLFTTSAMTFMLCMTWLVITSEAQAERFVDNGNGTVTDTDTDTVTGLMWTKSANPLGELTWNETFTRFSSFSISGIGGWRLPSIGEIDAIYHAMSGGHPFTDVQSTLYWSSETNVRFPDYAGTINMSNGDWGNVSRHRAFGVWPVRASQ is encoded by the coding sequence ATGCGGAAAATGTGGAGAAAGCTTTTCACAACATCAGCCATGACCTTCATGCTCTGCATGACCTGGCTGGTCATTACAAGCGAAGCCCAGGCTGAGAGGTTCGTGGACAATGGGAACGGGACGGTTACGGATACGGATACGGATACGGTGACGGGACTGATGTGGACCAAGAGTGCCAATCCACTTGGAGAGTTGACTTGGAATGAAACCTTCACCAGGTTCAGCTCTTTCAGTATCTCCGGAATTGGCGGCTGGAGGCTGCCGAGCATTGGTGAGATTGATGCTATATACCATGCAATGAGTGGCGGACATCCCTTCACCGATGTCCAATCGACCCTCTACTGGTCAAGTGAGACGAACGTAAGGTTTCCGGATTATGCGGGTACCATTAACATGTCCAATGGCGACTGGGGCAACGTCAGCAGACACCGCGCCTTCGGCGTTTGGCCCGTCCGCGCCAGCCAGTGA
- a CDS encoding DUF4087 domain-containing protein, with the protein MSTQSGYQLDQEWDWPVFAPSQWVTTNVGNYGYGCVDMEFEAKLQGEVTATTTSPFKNPKCKEQKKIKVEAYLFIRESLNFLR; encoded by the coding sequence ATATCTACCCAGAGCGGATACCAGTTGGACCAGGAGTGGGACTGGCCGGTCTTTGCTCCGAGCCAATGGGTGACGACAAATGTTGGGAATTACGGATACGGTTGTGTGGACATGGAGTTTGAAGCAAAACTCCAGGGCGAAGTCACGGCAACCACAACCAGTCCGTTCAAAAACCCCAAGTGCAAGGAACAAAAAAAAATCAAGGTCGAAGCGTATTTATTCATACGTGAGAGTTTGAATTTTTTGCGGTGA
- a CDS encoding Y-family DNA polymerase, with product MKQLKTMPPSTFFALLDCNNFYASCERAFNPKLRGKPIVVLSNNDGCVIARSNEAKALDIPMGAPAFTFQPLFRKHGVHVFSSNFALYGDMSRRVMDTVSRFTPDMEIYSIDEAFLRLDRMHDHPLDLARKIRATVMQWTGIPVSIGIGPTKTLAKIANRVAKKQPEHGGSFSLVDYPGQERILAGIEIEDVWGIGRQYSKKLREFGIRDALQFSKLDKDWVKKRMTVNGMHTLLELQGIPCIPLEQTVATPKSIVCSRTFAKAVTDKDKLAELISGYAARTAERLRGQKCVAGQLQVFVLTDRFRLDRPQYSNAATVSLAVPSSHTSDLIRAARRVLEQIFKPGYEYRKAGVMVFGIEKEQGRRLNLFEPSPEERARSKAVMDTMDRVNAKWGAMTMRLAAEGTGQRWVMRQARLSPRFTTDWRELPKVL from the coding sequence ATGAAACAACTCAAGACCATGCCGCCCTCGACCTTCTTCGCCCTGCTGGACTGCAACAACTTCTACGCATCCTGCGAGCGGGCGTTCAATCCCAAGCTGCGAGGCAAGCCCATCGTTGTGCTGTCCAACAACGACGGCTGCGTGATTGCCCGCTCCAACGAGGCCAAGGCCCTGGACATTCCCATGGGCGCACCGGCGTTCACGTTTCAGCCTCTGTTTCGAAAGCACGGCGTCCACGTCTTTTCCTCCAACTTCGCCCTCTACGGCGACATGTCCCGCCGAGTGATGGATACGGTTTCCCGGTTCACCCCGGACATGGAAATCTACTCCATCGACGAGGCGTTCCTGCGCCTGGACCGGATGCACGACCATCCCCTGGACCTGGCTCGAAAGATCAGGGCCACGGTCATGCAATGGACCGGCATCCCTGTATCCATTGGCATCGGCCCGACAAAGACCCTGGCCAAGATCGCCAATCGGGTGGCCAAGAAACAGCCGGAACATGGTGGCTCGTTCAGTCTTGTGGACTATCCGGGTCAGGAACGGATTCTGGCGGGGATTGAGATCGAGGACGTCTGGGGGATCGGACGGCAGTACAGCAAGAAGCTGCGCGAATTCGGGATTCGCGACGCCCTGCAATTCAGCAAGTTGGACAAAGACTGGGTCAAAAAGCGGATGACGGTAAACGGGATGCATACCCTTCTGGAACTCCAGGGCATCCCCTGCATCCCCCTGGAACAGACCGTGGCCACGCCCAAGAGCATCGTTTGCTCGCGGACCTTTGCCAAGGCTGTTACGGACAAGGACAAATTGGCGGAATTGATCTCCGGCTACGCGGCCAGGACCGCAGAGCGCCTACGCGGCCAGAAATGCGTGGCGGGGCAACTTCAGGTGTTCGTGCTCACGGACCGCTTCCGGCTGGACAGGCCGCAGTACAGCAACGCGGCCACCGTCTCCCTGGCCGTGCCGTCAAGCCATACGTCGGACTTGATCCGAGCTGCCCGGAGGGTTTTGGAACAAATATTCAAGCCGGGCTACGAGTACCGCAAAGCCGGAGTGATGGTCTTCGGGATCGAGAAGGAACAGGGTCGCAGGCTGAACCTGTTCGAACCGTCGCCTGAGGAGAGGGCGCGGAGCAAGGCCGTGATGGACACCATGGACCGGGTAAACGCCAAGTGGGGAGCCATGACCATGCGCTTGGCGGCGGAAGGGACGGGGCAGCGGTGGGTGATGCGGCAGGCGCGTTTGAGCCCGCGGTTCACGACGGATTGGAGAGAGTTGCCGAAGGTTTTGTGA
- a CDS encoding PAS domain S-box protein, which produces MSTILDAVPAMVWRKDADGKYVHANKAFCDLVGIELDALKGKSDFDVHPREIAEKYRGDDDRVIAEGNPIHHIAERHMKSSGQKGWSLTEKLPYFNENGEIIGTIGFALDITDLKLAEEKLRKSKEQQRILLDNIQTQVWYLSGEQSYGAVNKAHADFLGFSPKEIAKKDMYEFLPQNVVEVCRQGNRDVFSKGQQIRTEEWVPNAAGEQRLLSIIKTPKMDGQGDVEYVVCAAEDITDRRRAEEALRASEEKHRRLFETMAQGVIYQAVDGAIISANPAAERILGLTLDQMQGKTSMDPRWRMIKQDGTAVPGTDHPAMIALRTGETVGPVVRGVFHPDKNAHVWLSITATPLFQPGETKPFQVYAAFEDITERKRAEEQYQMLFREMLDGFALHEIICDESGEPANYRFLAVNPAFERATGLKGDDIIGKTVLDVLPETEDHWIKTYGQVALTGEPVVFDNFSVALQKHFVATAFRPSSGQFACIFADITDRMHAEEALRESEARFRNLFEHVPTVAVQGYGMDGKTLFWNKASEMFYGFSSDEAIGKNLLDLIIPDEMRPDVVREIKSMSETGISIPAAELHLKRKDGSRIQVYSSHAIVQRPNQPPELFCIDIDLTELKQIEQALIQAKEHAEAANQAKSEFLANMSHEIRTPINGMMGMMQLLETTSLDGEQKKYVQMAKGSANRLTRLLSDILDLSRVEAGKMTIHESEFVVQELADSVSDLFQVVTRDKGIHLECFIDPDIPTRLIGDEARVRQILFNLTGNALKFTNKGSVKVEMTSMSSERPSECRILLTVSDTGIGIPEDKLDGLFKPFAQVDGSYTRSYQGAGLGLSIVKRLVDLMGGSVSLASTLGKGTTVQVLLPFKLPEGVSIPTEQGPRRQTETKQSLRILLAEDEESSSFPTRKLLEKAGHTVTLAEDGQQALNLLAAQDFDVILMDVQMPVLNGVEATQEIRRLEDEKNSSIPGSQHSRIPIIALTAYAMLGDREKFLAVGMDDYLGKPVKMEDLTKVLERVVSKEKA; this is translated from the coding sequence TTGTCCACGATCTTGGATGCCGTCCCCGCCATGGTCTGGCGCAAAGATGCCGACGGCAAGTACGTTCATGCCAACAAGGCTTTTTGTGATCTTGTCGGCATAGAACTGGACGCTTTGAAAGGAAAAAGCGACTTTGACGTCCACCCTCGGGAAATAGCTGAAAAGTACCGTGGCGACGACGACAGGGTCATCGCGGAAGGGAATCCAATACACCATATCGCTGAACGGCATATGAAATCCTCTGGTCAGAAAGGTTGGAGCCTGACCGAAAAGTTGCCTTATTTCAACGAGAATGGAGAGATCATCGGCACCATCGGTTTTGCCCTGGATATTACAGACCTCAAATTAGCGGAGGAAAAGCTTCGCAAAAGCAAGGAGCAGCAGCGCATCCTTCTGGACAACATTCAAACGCAAGTATGGTATCTGTCAGGCGAACAATCATACGGGGCTGTCAACAAGGCCCATGCGGACTTTCTGGGTTTTTCCCCAAAAGAGATCGCCAAGAAAGACATGTATGAGTTTTTACCGCAAAACGTGGTTGAAGTCTGTCGACAAGGCAATAGAGACGTCTTTTCCAAGGGCCAGCAGATTCGCACTGAAGAATGGGTACCCAATGCAGCAGGGGAGCAACGGCTGCTATCCATCATCAAAACGCCGAAAATGGATGGCCAGGGCGATGTCGAGTACGTGGTTTGCGCTGCCGAGGACATCACCGATCGCAGACGAGCAGAGGAAGCCCTCCGGGCAAGCGAGGAAAAACACCGCCGTCTCTTCGAAACCATGGCCCAGGGGGTCATTTACCAGGCAGTCGACGGCGCCATCATTTCGGCCAACCCCGCGGCTGAGCGCATTCTTGGCCTCACCTTGGACCAGATGCAGGGCAAAACATCCATGGACCCGCGCTGGAGAATGATCAAGCAAGACGGCACAGCGGTTCCAGGCACGGATCATCCGGCCATGATCGCGTTGCGCACAGGCGAGACCGTTGGGCCTGTTGTCCGGGGGGTGTTTCATCCAGACAAGAATGCTCACGTCTGGCTATCCATCACTGCTACTCCCCTGTTCCAACCTGGAGAAACAAAGCCCTTTCAGGTCTATGCCGCCTTTGAGGACATTACGGAGCGCAAACGGGCGGAAGAGCAGTATCAGATGCTATTCCGCGAAATGCTGGACGGCTTTGCCCTGCATGAAATCATCTGCGATGAGTCGGGTGAGCCCGCGAACTATCGATTCCTGGCCGTGAATCCAGCTTTTGAGAGGGCTACAGGACTAAAAGGCGATGACATTATAGGCAAAACCGTCCTGGATGTCTTGCCTGAAACTGAAGATCACTGGATCAAGACGTACGGACAAGTGGCTCTGACAGGAGAGCCGGTCGTTTTCGACAATTTTTCAGTAGCGCTGCAAAAACATTTCGTGGCTACGGCATTCAGACCGTCATCTGGTCAGTTCGCCTGTATTTTTGCCGACATTACCGACCGCATGCATGCCGAAGAGGCGCTTCGTGAGAGCGAAGCGCGTTTCCGCAATCTTTTTGAACATGTCCCCACCGTCGCGGTTCAGGGATATGGAATGGACGGTAAAACGCTCTTCTGGAATAAAGCATCTGAGATGTTCTATGGATTTTCATCCGATGAAGCCATTGGAAAGAATCTTTTGGATCTGATTATTCCAGACGAAATGCGACCTGATGTTGTTCGAGAAATCAAATCCATGTCTGAAACCGGAATCTCAATTCCAGCGGCGGAACTCCATCTGAAGCGGAAGGACGGGTCGCGTATCCAGGTCTATTCCAGCCATGCAATTGTCCAGAGACCCAACCAGCCGCCAGAATTGTTTTGCATCGATATCGACCTGACCGAGCTTAAACAGATCGAACAAGCCCTGATCCAGGCCAAGGAGCATGCCGAAGCCGCCAATCAGGCCAAGTCCGAATTCCTGGCCAACATGAGCCATGAAATCCGTACGCCCATCAACGGAATGATGGGCATGATGCAACTCCTGGAAACGACATCTCTGGATGGAGAGCAAAAAAAGTATGTGCAGATGGCCAAGGGTTCGGCCAACCGATTGACCAGGCTGCTTTCCGACATCCTTGACCTGTCCAGGGTCGAGGCGGGCAAAATGACGATCCATGAGTCCGAGTTCGTGGTCCAGGAGCTGGCTGATTCCGTATCCGACCTGTTCCAGGTTGTGACCAGGGACAAGGGCATCCATCTCGAATGCTTCATTGATCCGGACATCCCAACACGGCTTATCGGCGACGAGGCGCGGGTCAGGCAGATTCTCTTCAACCTGACGGGCAATGCCTTGAAATTCACGAACAAGGGCAGCGTCAAGGTAGAAATGACCTCCATGTCCTCCGAAAGGCCGAGCGAATGCCGCATCCTTTTGACCGTATCCGATACCGGCATCGGAATTCCCGAGGACAAATTGGATGGCCTGTTCAAACCGTTTGCCCAGGTGGACGGCTCCTACACCCGATCCTATCAGGGCGCTGGGCTAGGGCTTTCCATCGTCAAGCGCCTCGTGGACCTGATGGGTGGGAGTGTTTCCCTGGCCAGCACTCTCGGCAAAGGGACCACGGTGCAGGTGCTCCTGCCCTTCAAACTCCCCGAGGGAGTGAGCATTCCCACCGAGCAAGGACCAAGGCGGCAAACCGAAACCAAACAGAGCCTGCGCATCCTCCTGGCCGAGGATGAAGAGTCAAGCTCTTTTCCCACGAGAAAACTCCTGGAAAAGGCCGGGCACACCGTGACCCTGGCCGAGGACGGGCAACAAGCGTTGAACTTGCTCGCGGCACAGGACTTCGACGTGATCCTGATGGACGTGCAGATGCCGGTGCTGAACGGGGTGGAGGCGACGCAGGAGATTAGAAGGTTAGAGGATGAGAAGAATTCCAGCATTCCAGGATCCCAGCATTCCAGAATTCCCATCATCGCCCTGACCGCCTATGCCATGCTCGGAGACCGGGAGAAGTTTCTGGCTGTCGGAATGGACGACTACCTGGGCAAGCCGGTGAAGATGGAGGATTTGACGAAGGTGCTGGAGCGGGTGGTATCCAAAGAGAAGGCATAA
- a CDS encoding DUF3089 domain-containing protein has product MKIMKIWIKTIIMLVVLNSLIALNASSNETGANKYSISTNWQTLPKNASHAVDVFFLYPTTYFPDIKSNSSVYSPIWNQTIGQAQADPSISTQVASKSSVFHKAGTNLYVPYFQQAAGFNVLEALLWKTNEANRAAATMALEIAYRDVEDAFDYFLSHYNKDAKNNPRPFILAGHSQGSNLLLMLLQRRFSDATLRERLVAAYVIGWSITADDISNYPALSQLGICSSRVQTGCIITYNTQQNPGDFSQTGPSPTGIVQANAYSVNPLTWAASGPNEMETTAVPATENLGALFYKFQPPVNPQLGPPPGGRLAEGQVWPTWKKYLIGGVDVDAVVIANFTGAQNNQGALVIDPTALPKPGNYQNLNAPYNLLPGWYHNYDYSFFFFNLELNVIDRIASYYIGRYEVATKKWTVY; this is encoded by the coding sequence ATGAAAATCATGAAGATTTGGATTAAAACGATTATTATGCTGGTAGTGCTGAATTCACTTATTGCCTTGAACGCATCTTCGAATGAAACAGGCGCCAATAAGTATTCTATTTCGACAAACTGGCAGACTCTACCGAAAAACGCGTCACATGCTGTGGACGTGTTCTTCCTGTATCCCACAACCTACTTCCCGGATATAAAAAGCAATAGTTCTGTATATTCTCCGATTTGGAACCAGACCATCGGGCAGGCCCAAGCCGATCCGAGCATTAGTACTCAAGTCGCTTCCAAATCAAGCGTTTTTCACAAAGCAGGCACAAATCTTTATGTGCCTTATTTTCAGCAAGCGGCTGGTTTCAACGTTCTGGAGGCGCTGCTGTGGAAAACAAATGAAGCAAACAGAGCGGCTGCGACCATGGCTTTGGAAATCGCATACAGAGATGTAGAAGACGCATTCGACTATTTCCTGTCGCATTACAACAAAGACGCTAAGAATAACCCTCGCCCATTTATTCTCGCAGGCCACAGCCAAGGTTCGAACCTGTTGCTTATGCTTTTACAGAGGCGGTTCTCAGATGCCACACTTCGCGAAAGACTCGTTGCCGCTTACGTGATCGGCTGGTCTATCACGGCCGATGATATATCAAACTACCCCGCTCTGTCGCAACTCGGCATCTGCAGCAGCAGGGTACAGACCGGATGCATCATCACTTACAACACGCAGCAGAATCCAGGTGATTTTTCACAAACCGGTCCTTCGCCGACCGGAATCGTGCAAGCGAATGCTTACAGCGTTAATCCGCTAACCTGGGCTGCAAGCGGTCCGAATGAAATGGAGACCACTGCCGTTCCCGCAACAGAAAATCTCGGAGCTCTCTTCTATAAATTTCAGCCGCCCGTTAATCCCCAACTGGGGCCTCCTCCGGGCGGACGACTTGCAGAAGGCCAGGTTTGGCCTACCTGGAAAAAATATTTAATCGGGGGCGTCGATGTTGATGCCGTAGTGATCGCTAACTTCACAGGCGCACAAAACAATCAGGGCGCGTTAGTAATTGACCCGACCGCCCTGCCGAAACCAGGGAATTACCAAAATCTCAATGCACCGTACAATTTGCTGCCGGGCTGGTATCACAACTATGATTATAGTTTCTTCTTTTTCAACCTTGAACTGAATGTCATCGACAGGATTGCATCCTATTACATAGGCCGATATGAAGTGGCCACCAAAAAATGGACAGTCTACTAA
- a CDS encoding LexA family transcriptional regulator, translating to MSHENADTLRQVPLSNDLALISGVAKGLDVELPLYLSPVTAGFPSPADDFLEKRLDLNDYLVKNPAATYLVRATGDSMQGVGIHDGDVLVVDKSAEVTDGKVVIAIVYGEFTVKTLKRRNGHAFLVPANAEYPEIELTPEMDCEVWGVVTSVIRKMP from the coding sequence ATGTCTCACGAAAATGCTGACACGTTGCGACAGGTTCCTCTGTCCAATGACTTGGCCCTGATTTCCGGCGTTGCCAAAGGTCTGGATGTCGAACTGCCGCTGTATTTGTCGCCTGTGACGGCGGGCTTTCCGTCTCCAGCCGATGATTTCCTGGAAAAGCGGCTGGACCTGAACGATTACCTGGTGAAGAACCCGGCGGCCACGTATCTGGTCCGGGCCACCGGCGATTCCATGCAAGGCGTGGGCATCCATGACGGGGACGTGCTGGTCGTGGACAAGTCCGCCGAAGTCACGGACGGGAAGGTGGTCATCGCCATTGTCTACGGTGAATTCACGGTCAAGACGTTGAAGCGGCGGAACGGGCACGCCTTTCTGGTCCCCGCCAATGCCGAATATCCCGAGATCGAACTCACGCCCGAGATGGACTGCGAGGTCTGGGGCGTCGTGACGAGCGTGATCCGCAAGATGCCCTGA